AATGGTTCATGTCGAATTATGTACTTTCTTGCTTTATATTTTACCACGAAAACTGTACTTGGAGCTAAACTTGAATCATTAATGCGAGGTTTATTCCTTTATATTGGTCTTTTTTATTGAAAAGTTATACATTCAGTTTTACAATAAAGGATGGATAGTAAAGATGTATCATTATTTATAAATGCATATTACTTAACAAAAGAATACTGGAGGTTTTTACGACTCATGGCAAAATATACGATTGTTGATAAAGATACATGTATTGCTTGCGGTGCATGTGGAGCTGCAGCTCCTGATATCTATGATTATGATGATGAAGGCTTGGCATTTGTAATGCTTGACGATAACGAAGGAACTGTAGAAGTTCCAGAAGTATTGCTTGACGATATGCTTGATGCATTTGAAGGCTGCCCAACAGATTCCATTAAAGTGGCAGATGAGCCGTTTGAAGGCGACGCATTAAAATTCGAATAATAAAAAAAGCAAAAAGAGTTTTTCTCTTTTTGCTTTTTTTATTATTATGCTACCTTACGATATTGAGCTTGCTTTGTGATCCAGCCTTTCATTTTCGTAAAAACAAGCAGGAACAAGGCTGAAACGATAGCGCCTTTAATAAGGTTAAACGGCAGGATTAAGGAAATTACATATGCACGCATTTCGGCAGATGTCATTGGGTCCCATCCGATAAACTTAATATAAACTGGCAATAGTACAAAATAATTGAAGAAGCTAAGGGCTATACTCATCACAAGGGCACTTGAGATAAGGCCGAGCACCATTCCCAATTTTGATTTCAATTTATTGTAGATGAAATAGGCAGGCAGGATAAATGCAACTCCAGCAATGAAGTTTGCTAAATTTCCTACAGGTATTCCAATCTCACTGTTATGGACAATATAATCCAGAAGGTTTTTTATCAACTCTACCAATATACCTGCAACTGGACCAAGAATTAACGCTGTTACCAATGCTGGCAAATCACTGAAATCCAATGTCAAAAATGGAGGAAACGTTGGAAGCGGGAACTTGATAAACATAAGCACAAAAGCCATGCTGCTCATCATTCCAATCAAGACAAATTTCCTTACATTCATTTTCTTTTTATTCATTTCTTACTCTCTCCTTTTAGGATCCATCTGCCTAAGAAGAGAGATTCAGCAATTTTGTTAAGGCACGCCAAATAAAAACCTCAAGCTAACATGAGCTTGAGGGAGTGTTTAAAGGCATACTTAACAAACGTTCTAACTAATAATTTTTTCGAACGATTGCAGAACCTCCATCTTCTCCCATCCAGACTTTACTGTCGGTTTTGGATTTTCACCAAATCAGCCTAACGAATAGGCTCGCGGACTTAGAGCAATACTCCTCACCGCCGGTCGGGAATTACACCCTGCCCCGAAGATAGATCAATATTTTATTTTTTTTACTAATTTATATTATACATAAGAATGGCTGTTATGGGAAGAACATTGCTTATAATAAAAGCGGGAAGTTTTATCGGAATTAAAAGGAGATTTTCGAACTGGGGCAACTCACAAAGAAAGAAACATACTGGGAACTTTGTTTATTGCCCATTCTCACTTAGTGATACTACTTTTATGTAAGTCAAACCTTTAAGGAATACATTATTCATAATAGATGTTCACATTAGGTGTGATGCCGCTATTTTTATCTTCCTGCTCCTTTAATTGCTTAAATTGAAGCAGACTCATGCTTTCAGGGGGAAGCAAGGCAGGTTGTTCACCTAATATTGCGCTTATTTCGTTTTCTTTTATGTAATAGATTGCTTTTTTATATGGAACTTGCCCAAGAGTTGGGTTATAGCCTACCGGCTCTTCTACCGTTATTTCCAAAGTTTCTGGTTTTACCTCTGCCTGTTTTTCGGCTTTTGCCTTTTCCTTTTTATTTTCTTTCGTGGTTACTTCTTTTTTTACAGGTTTGCTTTTTGCTTCAGCAGCTTCCTGTCTCGCTGGTTTCGCTGCTGCTTCGACTGTCTGTCCCACTTCTGCCTCTCCTAATGCCAATATCGGGTTTATCGCATTTTCCTTTGTTACCGTCCATTCTTTTTCGTGAATCTCAAAATGCAGGTGGACGCCAGAGGAATGGCCAGTATTGCCCATCTTCCCAATAAGGTCGCCCATTTCAACCTTTTGTCCTTCCTTCACTACTCGTTCATTTAAATGGGCATAAACGGTTTCTAAGCCATTAGTATGCTTAATAAAAATTACATTCCCGTAGGATTGGGAATAATAAGACTTTGTGACATTGCCGCTGTCTACAGCAAATACAGCAGCTCCAAGGTCACCTGCAATATCAATTCCTTTATGATCTCCATGTCTTGTATTAAATGTATCTGAAATCATGCCTTCACTCGGCCAAGTCCACCCTTTGGTGCGTTCAGACAGTGAAGGTGATTTAGCTTCTGAATGCTTGCCTCCTAAAAATAACAAGCTGACAAACAGAAGCATTATTGCAGCTATGAGCAGCCGTCTGATATAGTCTCCCATTGTATCCTCCTTTTTTTCCTAACACGAAAATAACCTGCAACAAATATTTGTTGAGAGAAAAAAGAAAATTGAAAAGTTCCTCTTTCACCATATGAGTACATGTTTCGTTATAGAACTGATCAGTCCACCTAGATGAAAGTGACAACCATTAGCATAAGAGCATTTGCCTAGTCTCCTAAAAGCTATGAAACAAATGTTAGTATGGGATATGTTCTCTTAATTCATGCATTCTTTTTCACCGTCTAACAAAAACAACTAAAAAAAGCTCCAGCTAAGCTGGAACTTTTTTAATTCATTTCTCGTTTATTTGCCGCTACAGGAACTGGGATTTCATCAGTAAATACAAATCTTCCAATTTGATTAATCCCAGCGTTTTCAAATCTCACTGTTTTAAATTGGAAATCCTTAGCGGTCAGCAAGATCGATTCTATAGCTCTAAGTGTAGCTTTATCCGCATGTAGGACGCTGTCTTTTGTTAAATACAGCTCCAATTCACTTGTTTCTATATTTGGAACTATCTTCTCGAAACGGATATTGTCAGGGATTGATGCAGACAGACCATATTCCGGCATATCCTTTTGCATATTGATAAGTGCGGTCTCAATATCATGATACGGTGTCTCCCAAGGAACATACAGGGCATTTTCAGCCTCGACTGAATCTGTTAAGAGATAGTACCCTCTGTTTTCAAGCTGCTGATAATATATCTCCGTCAAATCTCTGTCACCAACTAATACTCCCTTTTGACCCTTTCTCCTGAATTCCATTTTATCGGCACCGACACTTTCCAGCTGCTGATAAACAATAGAGTTTAAGAAGTCATCTGAACCGATTGCTCCAAGGGATGTGACATCATCTGCGAAGTCAATAATAACTGTCTTATTGCTCATGTCATAACTGACTGTCCCATCAAATGGGTAATAGTTATCAAGGCCCCAGCTTGTTTCCTCAATGGCAGACATGTATTTTTTATACAAGTCAAATTTAGATAAGCTGTCCGGATTTTCAACAAGAATGCTGACAGGCACTGCCACCTGCAGATTCTTATCAGGAATAGGGTATGTGAGCAGCTCTTTGTCTCCTACTTCTTCTGCATACAAAGCTGTTGTTTGTAATTCAACATCTGCCTGTCGATTCTCGACTTCTCCTGACTGCTCTTTCATTTGGAACGAAGATGAGTTTTCTGTGCTTTGGCTGTCTTCATTAATTGCTATATATTTGCTGTTTTCGGATGAAGATGAATCACTTAAATTATAATTGCCGTTATTTGACCGAAAGAAGCTTTCTCCTATAACAATAAGAAGCATGAAAGCAAATACAGAAGCGACTGCTGGCATGAGCCAAGGACGGCGAATCCGTTGTTTAGACTTGCCGGCCGCAATATTTTGATAAATGCTCTTTGGGTCCCGTTCATCCTTAATGGCCGGGAATTGCCTCAACAGGCTTTTTAGCTGCTCATCGCTCCAATTGTTTTTTTCCATTGTATTCCTCCTCTCTCGTCCATTCCTCCATATGTTTTTTTAGTGCTTTTAAAGCGCGGTGCTGTGTTGTCTTTACCTTACTTTCTGTCCAGCCGAGTGTTTCTGCCGTCTCTGCAATGGACCGTTCCTGAATATAGCGAAGAATAATGACCATCTTTTGGTCCACTGTACATACCTTTAACGCTTGATATAAATATTGCACTTCTTCAGATAGTATAGCCACTTCCTCTGGCAGAGAATCATCAGCTTTGATTTGCTGTTTAGACCAATCAAACTTCTCCATGATTCTGTCCTTCCAGTTTTTATTTTTACGAAAATGGTCGATCGCTACATTCCGTGCAATACTGAACAGCCACGTTTTTTCTGCACTTTTCCCTTCGAAACGGTCATAGGATTTCAATACGCGAATATATACTTCCTGCACTAAATCTTCTGCCGTCTCTTTATGGCTGACCATATAAAATAGAAATTGAAAAACGTCATGATGATATTTTTTATATAGTTCATCAAAAACGGAGTCCATCAGTTTCTCCTCCCCGTTTATAAAATTAGTCGTATTGTTTTCCACAATAGTTACGGATTTTTTTCTTCTACAATAATTTTTTATGTAATTATTAAGATTAATTGTATTTTTAAGCAAAACAAAAAGGAAGGAATAATCCTTCCTTATGTTCTATTATGTTAAATTGTTTCTTGTGAATCAAGAAGAATCGGCAACATCTCTAAATTTATTCAACATTTCGGGGCAAAAAGATAAAAAATGTCGTTCCATGACCATACTTGCTTGTGACAGATATATGGCCATTATGAGCCTCCACGATATTTTTGGCAATGGCAAGCCCCAGTCCTGTGCCCGCGCTGCCTCTCGTCCTTGCCTTATCCGCCTTGTAAAAGCGCTCAAAAATATATGGCAAATCCTCTTCTTTAATCCCGGCACCGTTATCTTCTATTTCCAAGTAAATGCCGACATTATCTGATTTTGCATTGATTTTCACAGTACCATTGTCTTTCGTATGCCTGATGCAATTGTCGATAATATTTGTGACCACCTGCTCCATTTTATCAACATCCATCACAAATGGCGTCATATCCTCTTGGATATCCATCGTTATTTCAATATTTTTTTCTTTTGCGATTGCATTAAACTTCCGTGCAACCCGATGAAAGAAGGAAGTCATTTCCACTTCATCTAGGAATAGCTCAAGATGTCCCGCTTCCATCCTTGCTAAATCAAGGAGCTCATTGACAAGGCGGCCCATGCGAAGAGATTCGTCATAAATGATTTTGGCCATTTCCTGCTTTTCTTCCTCAGATTGTGCAATATTATCTACAATGGCTTCACTATAGCCTTGCAGCATACTGATCGGTGTGCGCAATTCGTGAGATACGTTAGCAATAAAATCGTTGCGCAGCTTGTCCAGCTTCCGCTCTTCGGTCATATCCCTAATAACTGCAATAGCTCCTCTTATCTGTTCCCTATTATAGAGGGGACTTACAATAATCACCCACGCTCTATGCGAAAGCTTCATCTCGGCAATTTGCTCTTCTCCCGTGCCGATGGCAAGCTGAAACAGTTCTTTCACTTCTGCAGGCACTTGCTCTTGCAGCGGCTCACTGCTGCCTTGTTCATAATGCCAATATTGCAGAAATCTTTCTGCCGGAGGATTTGTTATAAGCAAACTTCCGTTTTTATTAAACGTAAGCACACCGTCTGCCATGCCGCTCAGTATATTACCGAGCTGTTCTTTTTCTTGGCTTAAGGCATTTATGTTAAAGTTCAGCCGTTTTGCCATTTGATTAAATGCTACAGACAGCTCCCCTATTTCATCTTGAGACCATATTGGAACAGTAGTCTCGAAATTCCCTCTTGCCAGCTCCATTGCAGCCTCTCTCATCTTGCGGAGAGGGGCTGTAATTCTAGTAAGCAAAAAGAAAGCAAATATTGTTGTTAAAATAATGGCGACAACAGCAGCTAACACAATAAACTTCGTTGTTGAGTTTTTTGTATCATTAAGAACAGACAGATTTTGAAAAACATAGACTGCACCAATCGGTTTATCTCCCTGAAGTATAGGAACACCGCTTGCTGTCACTTCAACATTCTCATTTGTTCCTTCGCTTGCAAGTTTAATTGTTTGCATAGTCTCCTTGCCGTTAACGTTCACTTGTTTAAGCTGTTTGCTTGATAGGGCCGTTTCCATTGAATCCTGCGTAAATTCACTGTCCGGAGATATCGAAGTCTTACCATCTAATTCAATCGCCGCAGCGGCAGATTCATCCACCAGCTCCCACACGATATCCATGCCGATATCCGGATGTTGCTCAAGAATGCTTGACGCCTTGGCAGCATTGCTTGTCAGCTCTTTTTTTGTCAACTCCATATGATACTGCTCAAAATACTCAAGGAGCATAACAGTCAATATAATCAATACGACTGAAATCAGCAGTAAAAAGGTACTCCAAAGCTTAAATACAACACTTCTCCAAAACATCATCCATTGCTGACCTCGAACTTGTAGCCTACTCCCCAAACTGTAACAATCATCCGAGCAGCGTCCTCTGATACTTTATTCAGTTTTTCTCTCAAACGTTTAACATGTGTATCGACTGTGCGTAAATCGCCAAAAAAGTCATAATGCCACACTTCTCTCAGCAGCAGCTCCCTGTCATATACTTTGTCTGGTGATTTAGCAAGAAATAACAGCAATTCATATTCCTTTGGCGTGAGACTGACTTCTCTGCCATTTGCAAGAACACGGTGCGCATCATTGTCAATTGTTAAGTAAGGAAACACAATTAAGTCCTTTGCACTGCTTTCACTTTGTACAAATCCAGCTGGAGCAGATCTTCTTAATAAAGCTTTGACTCTCAACACTACTTCCCGCGGACTGAAGGGCTTAACAATATAATCATCTGTACCTGCTTCAAATCCTTGCACCCTGTTAATTTCTTCTCCTTTGGCAGTAAGCATAATAACAGGTGTCGCCTTTTTCTCCCTCAGCTCCTTGCAAACTTCCATTCCGTCCTTGCCTGGCATCATCAAATCGAGCAAAATAATATCATAATCGCTGGAAAGAGCTTTATTTAAAGCGGTTTGCCCGTCTGATGCTTCCTCAACAAGAAAGTCCTCTCGTTCTAAATACATTTTCAGCAGCCTTCTGATTCTGTCCTCATCATCCACGACAAGAATTTTTATTTCCTTCTCCATTTGGTAATCCTCCTTACAACGCTTCTATGATAATAATGGAAGCACGCTAAACACTTTTTTGCATGTTTCCTTTTTTGCCCATCTTATAAACAACAAAATCCCAAAGACTTGTTAAATATCAATGGGATTTCCGTAAAAAACTTATAATCATTATAGCATTTTAATGTTGCAGATATTGTAATCATGCACCTTGTTCTGTGAACGTTTTATGAATTTTTAACAAGCTTATTTTTTCTTATTCGCTTCCGTACGAAGAAGTTTTACTTCATGTGCTGTTAATTCACGTGCATCACCAGGGCTCAAGCCATTCAAATTCAAAAAGGAGTATCGTTCCCTTTTCAGCTTTAACACAGGTGTGCCAATCGCTTCGAACATTCTGCGGACTTGGCGGTTTTTGCCTTCATGAATTTTCAACTCAACGATAGACGTTCCTTTTTTCTTATCCACAGACAGAACCTTAGCTTTTGCTGGTGCTGTCTTACCGTCTTCAAGCATAACGCCTTTTTCCAGTAGCTTGATTTTCTCTCGCATCGGAATGCCTTTAATCTTTGCGACATATACCTTCTCTATTTCCCCTTTAGGGTGCATCATCAAGTTGGCGAATTCTCCATCATTTGTGAGCAAAATAAGTCCAGATGTGTCATAATCAAGACGTCCGACCGGATAGATTCTTGATGATATTACTTCAGAAAAGAAATCTGTTACGACTTTTCTGCCTTTATCATCATTCACACTCGAAATCACGCCGCGAGGCTTGTACAGCAAGAAGTATACAGGCTCCTCCCTTTCAATCGGAACACCGTTCACTTCAACCTTGTCAGAAGGTCCAACTTTTACACCTAATTCTTTTACGACTTTACCGTTAACAGTAACTCTTCCATCCAGAATTAATTCTTCTGCTTTCCTTCTCGATGCAATCCCAGCATGGGCAATTACCTTTTGCAGTCTTTCCATTTATGTTTCACCTCATTAAATTCATCAACAGCAATAGCTTACTTTTCAAACAGCCATATTTTTTGTCATCTTTTGAATTATGACATAAGTTTGCCCATTTTCAAAGGAAAGTCTGTAAAAACACTGAAATAAAAAAAACTCCGAACGAATCGGAGCATCACTTACCAAACATTAATGTCACAACAACAATCGCTGCTACAAACCCGACAAGGTCTGCAAGCAGCCCTACTTTAAGTGCATCACCCATCTTTTTGATGCCGACAGCGCCAAAATACACAGTTAGCACATAAAAGGTCGTATCAGTACTGCCTTGAATAGTAGCCGCAAGCCGGCCGATATAGGAGTCCGGACCATAGGTGGCAATCAGGTCACTTGTCATACCAAGTGCTGCATTGCCAGAAATAGGGCGAATAAACGCAAGCGGAGCAACCTCTGATGGCACTCCAAAAAAGTCTAATGCCGGCTTTAGAAATCCCATAAAATATTCCAATGCCCCTGATGCACGGAATACCGAGATTGCCACAAGCATGCCCACTAAAAAAGGGATAATGGAAAAGGCCATTGAAATGCCCTCTTTCCCTCCTTCTACAAAACTTTCATATGTTGGTACACGCTTGTATGTTCCATAAACGAGAATAAAGCAAATTAAAGAAGGAATCATCCAAACTGACAACAGTGAAATAATTTCCATTATGAATTCATCCTTTTCTCATTCTTCGATAGTAAAAATATCGATCAATTAAAATCCCGCTAATTGCGGAGAAAATCGTCGCAATTAAAGTCGGTCCAACTATATCAGTCGGTGAAGCTGAATCGTAGTTGATGCGAATGGCGATAACCGTTGTTGGAATAAGCGTTATGCTGGAGGTATTTAATGCCAAAAAGGTTATCATGCTGTTGCTTGCACTCGTCTTGCCTCCGTTTAACCGCTTCAGCTCCTCCATTGCTTTTATTCCAAGGGGAGTCGCAGCATTTCCCAAACCGAAGATATTGGCCATCATGTTGGAAAGAATATATCCCATGGCCGGATGGTCCTTCGGCACCTCTGGAAACAGCTTGGATACTAAGGGTCTGAACAGATTTGTAAGTTTTTTTAAGAGGCCTGCTTGTTCCGCAATCTTCATCATGCCAAGCCAAAAGACTAGCACACTGATTAATCCGATACATATCGTAACTGCTTCTTTTGCACCTGAAAAGATTGCCTTGTTGACTTCATCGATTGTCCCATTAAAGATGGCAAAAACTATTCCAATCACAGTCAGGAGCACCCAAATGATATTAACCATCCTTATCTACTCCCATAACTGCCAGAAACATACTTTTAAAATGGTCAAAGAAGCTCTTCTTTTCTTTTACTTTTGCATGTTCAAAATAAACGGGAGCAGTTTCTACCAGCTTGCCTTCTAAATAGATCTCTGCATTGCCGACTATGTCAGGAACACTCTGCTCCTTCTTTTTCCAATCTGCTTGGACTTTTGAAAGCTTAAATTGGATTTTTAACTCATCCTTCTCCGCTTCCGTAATCGGATACACTAAATCCTCTTTAATATACAGCTTGTTTTTATAGAAGGAGTCCTTTGTCTTAACTTTGCCTTTTTCCAGCACTAATGCCATTTGATAATTCTTAAATGCAGTCTCATACATGTTTATATGATCATCCCAATCATCAGGATCGTTTAAAGTGACTGCAATCAGCTCGACTCCATCTTTTTCCGCTGTGGAGACAAGGGTTCTTTTCGCTCTTTTTGTATAACCTGTTTTTCCGCCTGTGGTGTACTCATAAAGACCAGTCAGCAGCTTGTTTTTGTTCTTCCAAACCCGGTCCCATTCTCCATCAGGATTTTCTGAACGGTAATTTTTTGTTCCTGCTATTTTTTTGTATTGCTCATTATCCATCGCATACTTTGTTAGTAACGCCATGTCATAGGCAGATGAATAATGATCCTCATGATCATCCAGCCCATGAGGATTAGCGAAATGTGTGTCCTTCATGCCCAGCTCTTGTGCTTTTTGATTCATTAAGTAAACAAATCCGTCCAAACTTCCGCCGACATGCTCCGCAATAGCAGTAGCTGCATCATTCCCAGATCGAAGCATCAGCCCGTACACCAAATCTTCTAGAGAGATTTTTTCGCCGGCCTTCAAGTAAATCGAAGATCCCTCAGATCTAACTGCATTCTCGCTAATTTTCACCATATCATTCATTTTTCCCGACTCAATCGCAAGAATGGCTGTCATAATTTTTGTTATGCTGGCAATCCTTCTTTGGGTATGTGCATCCTTTTCATAAATGACTCGTCCTGATTCCTGCTCCATCAAAATGGCGCTGCTAGCACTGACATATATTTGCGCATTGGCATTTTGCGGGATAGTCAGCAACAGAAATGCCGTGATGCAAGATAGGAGTAATATCTTATATGGTTTCATATAACACTACCTCGTCTCCTTATATGGTTTGTACATATTTATGCAGGACAAGCGGGCTTATGACAAATTGGTAAAAACTTTAGACTTAGGCTCTCTTTTTAAAATCAAAAAAACAGACGAACCATTGCTGTTCGCCTGCATGCTCAATAAAAAATTAAAACGGCCTCCATTTCAAATCACTTGCCTTCGCAAACCTCTCTTCAACATCTTTCCAGTTAACGATTTTCCACCAATTACTGATATAATCAGCACGGTTATTTTTGTACTGTAAGTAATAGGCATGCTCCCAAACATCCAATGCCAACAAGGGAATTGTATCCCATTGAGTCAACAGCATATGCCTTTCTGATTGGAGAATTTCCAAATGGCGCGCCCGAGGTGACCAGACTAGGATTGCCCAGCCTACCCCTTCCACTGCCTTGGCTGCTTCTGTAAAGTGGTGCTTAAAAGCGTCAAAGCTGCCGAAATAATCCTTTATTGACTCAAGAAGCATCCCTTTAGGCTCTCCTCCGCCGTTTGGACTCATATTATTCCAAAAGATCGTATGCAAATAATGACCAGATCCGTGGAAGGCTAGCTCTCTCGACCAATGCTTCACAAGGTCAAACTTTCGATCTTTTCTTGCTTGTGCCAGCATTGTTTCTGCTTTATTTAGTCCATCCACATAGGATTGATGATGTTTTGTATGGTGAAGCCTCATAATTTCTTCCTCTATATAGGGCTCCAATGCATTATAAGCATACGGCAGCGGCGGCAGCTTGTGGCCTCCTGCCTTTACTGATGGTTCATTGATGAAAATCGTTCCAACCTGCTGTCTCTGCTTAAAGTAACCTTCCATTTCGTCCTGAAGCTCTTCCGCTTTATGCTGGATTTTAATCAGTTCCTCTGTAT
This DNA window, taken from Niallia sp. Man26, encodes the following:
- a CDS encoding ferredoxin, which gives rise to MAKYTIVDKDTCIACGACGAAAPDIYDYDDEGLAFVMLDDNEGTVEVPEVLLDDMLDAFEGCPTDSIKVADEPFEGDALKFE
- a CDS encoding ECF transporter S component, whose protein sequence is MNKKKMNVRKFVLIGMMSSMAFVLMFIKFPLPTFPPFLTLDFSDLPALVTALILGPVAGILVELIKNLLDYIVHNSEIGIPVGNLANFIAGVAFILPAYFIYNKLKSKLGMVLGLISSALVMSIALSFFNYFVLLPVYIKFIGWDPMTSAEMRAYVISLILPFNLIKGAIVSALFLLVFTKMKGWITKQAQYRKVA
- a CDS encoding M23 family metallopeptidase; protein product: MGDYIRRLLIAAIMLLFVSLLFLGGKHSEAKSPSLSERTKGWTWPSEGMISDTFNTRHGDHKGIDIAGDLGAAVFAVDSGNVTKSYYSQSYGNVIFIKHTNGLETVYAHLNERVVKEGQKVEMGDLIGKMGNTGHSSGVHLHFEIHEKEWTVTKENAINPILALGEAEVGQTVEAAAKPARQEAAEAKSKPVKKEVTTKENKKEKAKAEKQAEVKPETLEITVEEPVGYNPTLGQVPYKKAIYYIKENEISAILGEQPALLPPESMSLLQFKQLKEQEDKNSGITPNVNIYYE
- the sigX gene encoding RNA polymerase sigma factor SigX; protein product: MNGEEKLMDSVFDELYKKYHHDVFQFLFYMVSHKETAEDLVQEVYIRVLKSYDRFEGKSAEKTWLFSIARNVAIDHFRKNKNWKDRIMEKFDWSKQQIKADDSLPEEVAILSEEVQYLYQALKVCTVDQKMVIILRYIQERSIAETAETLGWTESKVKTTQHRALKALKKHMEEWTREEEYNGKKQLER
- a CDS encoding ATP-binding protein, whose protein sequence is MMFWRSVVFKLWSTFLLLISVVLIILTVMLLEYFEQYHMELTKKELTSNAAKASSILEQHPDIGMDIVWELVDESAAAAIELDGKTSISPDSEFTQDSMETALSSKQLKQVNVNGKETMQTIKLASEGTNENVEVTASGVPILQGDKPIGAVYVFQNLSVLNDTKNSTTKFIVLAAVVAIILTTIFAFFLLTRITAPLRKMREAAMELARGNFETTVPIWSQDEIGELSVAFNQMAKRLNFNINALSQEKEQLGNILSGMADGVLTFNKNGSLLITNPPAERFLQYWHYEQGSSEPLQEQVPAEVKELFQLAIGTGEEQIAEMKLSHRAWVIIVSPLYNREQIRGAIAVIRDMTEERKLDKLRNDFIANVSHELRTPISMLQGYSEAIVDNIAQSEEEKQEMAKIIYDESLRMGRLVNELLDLARMEAGHLELFLDEVEMTSFFHRVARKFNAIAKEKNIEITMDIQEDMTPFVMDVDKMEQVVTNIIDNCIRHTKDNGTVKINAKSDNVGIYLEIEDNGAGIKEEDLPYIFERFYKADKARTRGSAGTGLGLAIAKNIVEAHNGHISVTSKYGHGTTFFIFLPRNVE
- a CDS encoding response regulator transcription factor, which codes for MEKEIKILVVDDEDRIRRLLKMYLEREDFLVEEASDGQTALNKALSSDYDIILLDLMMPGKDGMEVCKELREKKATPVIMLTAKGEEINRVQGFEAGTDDYIVKPFSPREVVLRVKALLRRSAPAGFVQSESSAKDLIVFPYLTIDNDAHRVLANGREVSLTPKEYELLLFLAKSPDKVYDRELLLREVWHYDFFGDLRTVDTHVKRLREKLNKVSEDAARMIVTVWGVGYKFEVSNG
- a CDS encoding pseudouridine synthase; protein product: MERLQKVIAHAGIASRRKAEELILDGRVTVNGKVVKELGVKVGPSDKVEVNGVPIEREEPVYFLLYKPRGVISSVNDDKGRKVVTDFFSEVISSRIYPVGRLDYDTSGLILLTNDGEFANLMMHPKGEIEKVYVAKIKGIPMREKIKLLEKGVMLEDGKTAPAKAKVLSVDKKKGTSIVELKIHEGKNRQVRRMFEAIGTPVLKLKRERYSFLNLNGLSPGDARELTAHEVKLLRTEANKKK
- a CDS encoding spore maturation protein; this encodes MEIISLLSVWMIPSLICFILVYGTYKRVPTYESFVEGGKEGISMAFSIIPFLVGMLVAISVFRASGALEYFMGFLKPALDFFGVPSEVAPLAFIRPISGNAALGMTSDLIATYGPDSYIGRLAATIQGSTDTTFYVLTVYFGAVGIKKMGDALKVGLLADLVGFVAAIVVVTLMFGK
- a CDS encoding nucleoside recognition domain-containing protein, producing MVNIIWVLLTVIGIVFAIFNGTIDEVNKAIFSGAKEAVTICIGLISVLVFWLGMMKIAEQAGLLKKLTNLFRPLVSKLFPEVPKDHPAMGYILSNMMANIFGLGNAATPLGIKAMEELKRLNGGKTSASNSMITFLALNTSSITLIPTTVIAIRINYDSASPTDIVGPTLIATIFSAISGILIDRYFYYRRMRKG
- a CDS encoding D-alanyl-D-alanine carboxypeptidase family protein; protein product: MKPYKILLLSCITAFLLLTIPQNANAQIYVSASSAILMEQESGRVIYEKDAHTQRRIASITKIMTAILAIESGKMNDMVKISENAVRSEGSSIYLKAGEKISLEDLVYGLMLRSGNDAATAIAEHVGGSLDGFVYLMNQKAQELGMKDTHFANPHGLDDHEDHYSSAYDMALLTKYAMDNEQYKKIAGTKNYRSENPDGEWDRVWKNKNKLLTGLYEYTTGGKTGYTKRAKRTLVSTAEKDGVELIAVTLNDPDDWDDHINMYETAFKNYQMALVLEKGKVKTKDSFYKNKLYIKEDLVYPITEAEKDELKIQFKLSKVQADWKKKEQSVPDIVGNAEIYLEGKLVETAPVYFEHAKVKEKKSFFDHFKSMFLAVMGVDKDG
- a CDS encoding superoxide dismutase yields the protein MSSYNEYVKDVLVWNRELKDFLETENVQRSAEIWKSLDKFTSLMETVQRKPIDTEELIKIQHKAEELQDEMEGYFKQRQQVGTIFINEPSVKAGGHKLPPLPYAYNALEPYIEEEIMRLHHTKHHQSYVDGLNKAETMLAQARKDRKFDLVKHWSRELAFHGSGHYLHTIFWNNMSPNGGGEPKGMLLESIKDYFGSFDAFKHHFTEAAKAVEGVGWAILVWSPRARHLEILQSERHMLLTQWDTIPLLALDVWEHAYYLQYKNNRADYISNWWKIVNWKDVEERFAKASDLKWRPF